A genomic region of bacterium contains the following coding sequences:
- the trxB gene encoding thioredoxin-disulfide reductase codes for MEKKDLVIIGSGPAGLTAGIYAQRAKLNTVILEKYVTGGLVVNTDIIENYPGFKEISGFDLMQKMEEQARAIGVNIVPEEVETLEIRDNVKIVKTSKNEYETSAIIIATGTHYKKLNIPGEEKFFGKGISYCAICDGPLYKNKNVAVIGCGNSGIQEGLFLLKFVNHITFVEFLPFITADKTLQERVKKHTNAKFYFSHKLVSVNGDKGVESITIEGDGVEKTIDVTGVFIFAGLTPNTAFLKDVVQLDNKRYIMTNEHLETSVPGIFAAGDVREKRFRQIVTAAGDGALAAFSAELYIEKNSS; via the coding sequence ATGGAGAAAAAAGATTTAGTTATAATTGGATCCGGACCTGCCGGGCTTACGGCGGGAATTTATGCTCAGAGAGCAAAATTAAATACCGTTATCCTTGAAAAATATGTAACGGGTGGACTTGTAGTAAACACCGATATAATAGAAAATTATCCCGGGTTCAAAGAGATAAGCGGTTTTGATTTGATGCAGAAAATGGAAGAACAAGCAAGAGCTATCGGCGTGAATATAGTCCCGGAAGAAGTTGAAACTCTCGAAATACGAGATAACGTGAAAATTGTAAAGACATCAAAAAATGAATATGAAACGTCTGCAATAATAATTGCAACAGGAACTCATTATAAAAAATTAAATATTCCCGGGGAAGAAAAGTTCTTCGGTAAGGGAATATCCTATTGCGCTATCTGTGATGGTCCATTGTATAAAAATAAAAATGTAGCTGTTATAGGATGCGGAAATTCAGGCATACAGGAAGGATTATTCCTGCTTAAGTTTGTTAATCATATTACGTTTGTTGAGTTTTTGCCTTTTATTACGGCAGATAAAACTTTACAAGAAAGAGTAAAGAAACATACTAACGCAAAATTTTATTTTTCACATAAACTTGTAAGTGTAAACGGTGATAAAGGAGTTGAGTCCATCACGATAGAAGGTGATGGAGTAGAAAAAACCATAGACGTTACAGGTGTATTTATTTTTGCAGGATTGACTCCAAATACCGCTTTTTTGAAGGATGTTGTACAATTGGATAACAAAAGATATATAATGACAAACGAACACCTCGAGACTTCGGTGCCCGGTATTTTTGCTGCCGGTGATGTCAGGGAAAAACGATTCCGTCAAATCGTAACAGCAGCCGGAGACGGTGCATTAGCAGCATTCTCTGCAGAACTATATATAGAAAAAAACAGTAGTTAA